The Vigna unguiculata cultivar IT97K-499-35 chromosome 6, ASM411807v1, whole genome shotgun sequence genome contains a region encoding:
- the LOC114188013 gene encoding glyoxysomal processing protease, glyoxysomal, which translates to MVPSETVSCARNFAAMVRVRGPDPKGLKMRRHAFHQYRSGETTLSASGMLVPDTLYDAQVAARLYGDNCKDRVLVVTVASVVEPFLSPQQRENIPQGRPDLISGVRIDVMTENTKGHSNQGTPCWLVAQLLSLVDIPTSSDCLQSLIEASLGLPEFEWEVGWSLASYNNDSQRSRDVFQTQERLVTGGSGSASLVYKSLTRMAILSVSLSFRDLLDTKLSAMNKRGDFLLAVGSPFGVLSPMHFFNSISVGCIANSYPSHSSGGSLLMADIRCLPGMEGSPVFSEHACLTGVLLKPLRQKTYGAEIQLVIPWEAIVSASSGLLRNRPENTEKGLYNQGGDLYAAGTGSFSDTDKLDVCSRIKREHLYFGSSSPLPIEKAMTSVCLITIGDGVWASGVLLNCQGLILTNAHLLEPWRFGKEHVNGRGYGTNSEKSSSTSEGTASLGNRVEGNQVSQTSQLKMPIVYPFTANEHGGYKLSNPTYDNHRNIRVRLDHIKPWIWCDAKVVYVCKGPWDVALLQLESVLDDLLPITMDFSRPSTGSKAFVIGHGLFGPKRGFFPSVCSGVVAKVVEAKTPQSYLSIQPEHLHNREFFPAMLETTAAIHPGASGGAVINSDGHMIGLVTSNARHSGGTVIPHLNFSIPSAALAPIFKFSKGMEDLSLLKILDEPNEYLSSVWALMRPSYPNPHPTHDPPHSATHHKSKEKGSRFAKFIAERKDVFNVGKSGVLSKEVIPSKL; encoded by the exons ATGGTCCCATCCGAAACCGTTAGCTGTGCTCGGAATTTCGCAGCCATGGTCAGAGTTCGCGGTCCT GACCCAAAAGGGTTGAAGATGAGAAGACACGCTTTTCATCAATACCG TTCTGGTGAAACAACTCTTTCAGCTTCGGGGATGCTTGTACCCGATACCCTTTATGATGCTCAAGTAGCTGCGCGTCTCTATGGTGATAACTGCAAGGACAGGGTGTTGGTTGTGACCGTTGCCTCGGTTGTTGAACCTTTTCTGTCACCTCAACAGAGAGAAAATATTCCTCAG GGCAGGCCAGACTTGATTTCTGGTGTTCGGATTGATGTTATGACCGAGAACACCAAAGGACATTCCAATCAGGGAACTCCTTGTTGGCTTGTAGCGCAGCTTTTGTCATTA GTTGATATTCCTACTTCATCTGATTGTCTCCAATCACTTATCGAAGCATCTTTGGGTTTACCAGAGTTTGAATGGGAAGTTGGTTGGTCTTTGGCATCTTACAATAATGATTCTCAACGTTCTAGAGATGTTTTCCAAACTCAG GAGAGATTGGTCACGGGAGGATCTGGCAGTGCAAGTCTTGTATACAAATCACTTACTAGAATGGCAATTTTGAGTGTTTCTTTATCTTTCAGG GATTTGCTGGATACTAAGTTATCTGCCATGAATAAAAGGGGTGATTTTCTTCTGGCAGTTGGGTCTCCTTTTGGAGTCCTGTCACCTATGCACTTTTTTAACag CATCTCCGTGGGATGCATTGCAAACAGCTATCCTTCCCATTCATCTGGTGGATCATTGCTGATGGCTGACATACGGTGTCTTCCTG GAATGGAAGGCAGTCCAGTTTTCAGTGAGCATGCATGTCTTACTGGTGTCCTGCTCAAACCACTGAGACAGAAGACCTATGGGGCGGAAATCCAG TTGGTGATTCCATGGGAGGCCATTGTGAGTGCTTCTAGTGGCTTGTTGCGCAATAGGCCTGAGAATACAGAGAAAGGGTTATATAATCAGGGGGGTGACCTTTATGCTGCGGGAACTGGGTCTTTTTCTGACACTGACAAATTGGATGTATGCTCTAGGATTAAACGTGAGCATTTATATTTTGGTAGCTCCTCACCATTACCGATTGAGAAGGCAATGACTTCTGTCTGTCTTATTACTATTGGTGATGGAGTATGGGCATCTGGTGTTTTACTTAACTGTCAAGGTCTCATACTTACAAATGCTCATCTATTGGAACCATGGAGATTTGGGAAAGAACATGTAAACGGCAGAGGATATGGGACCAATTCAGAAAAGTCTTCTTCCACATCCGAGGGAACTGCCTCTCTTGGTAACAGAGTTGAAGGCAATCAAGTTAGTCAAACTTCCCAGTTAAAGATGCCAATTGTTTATCCTTTCACTGCCAATGAGCACGGGGGATATAAGTTGTCGAATCCAACTTATGACAACCATAGAAACATACGTGTACGACTTGATCATATCAAACCTTGGATTTGGTGTGACGCAAAAGTAGTGTATGTTTGTAAAGGACCATGGGATGTTGCCTTATTGCAGCTTGAATCTGTTCTAGATGATCTTTTGCCTATAACAATGGATTTTTCTAGACCATCCACTGGATCAAAGGCATTTGTCATTGGCCATGGACTATTTGGCCCAAAGCGTG GATTCTTCCCATCTGTTTGCTCTGGTGTGGTAGCAAAAGTGGTTGAGGCAAAGACTCCTCAATCTTATCTGTCCATTCAACCTGAGCATCTGCACAATCGTGAGTTCTTCCCTGCAATGCTTGAAACAACAGCTGCTATTCACCCCGGTGCTAGTGGTGGTGCTGTTATCAATTCAGATGGTCACATGATTGGCCTGGTTACAAG CAATGCAAGGCATAGTGGAGGAACAGTAATACCTCATCTTAATTTTAGCATTCCATCTGCTGCTTTGGCACCCATCTTCAAATTCTCAAAGG GCATGGAGGATTTATCACTTCTAAAGATTCTAGACGAGCCAAACGAATACCTTTCATCTGTATGGGCATTGATGCGGCCATCATATCCTAATCCCCACCCTACGCATGATCCACCTCACTCTGCTACACACCATAAAAGTAAAGAGAAGGGTTCTCGGTTTGCAAAGTTTATTGCTGAAAGAAAGGACGTTTTCAATGTTGGAAAGAGTGGAGTGCTTTCCAAGGAAGTTATTCCTAGCAAGTTATAG